One genomic segment of Rivularia sp. PCC 7116 includes these proteins:
- a CDS encoding VanZ family protein, with amino-acid sequence MKTNRTWAIAFWFYIGIILSISMSAYLKIIPNEIERFPYYDTILHFLLIGFSAFLGHLAFNKRKIDILNFSLPLVPIIISFFVLIEECLQMFSPHRSFDLVDLAADFCGMVVFTLLAEMVKPKGSSEKKL; translated from the coding sequence ATGAAAACTAATCGTACTTGGGCGATCGCCTTTTGGTTTTACATCGGAATTATTTTATCAATATCTATGTCTGCTTATTTAAAAATTATTCCAAATGAAATAGAGCGGTTTCCTTATTATGATACTATTTTACATTTTCTCTTAATAGGATTTTCGGCGTTTTTAGGACATTTAGCATTTAATAAACGTAAAATAGATATTTTAAATTTTTCTCTGCCTTTAGTACCTATTATTATCAGCTTTTTTGTTTTAATTGAAGAATGCTTACAAATGTTTTCACCCCATCGTAGCTTTGATTTAGTCGATTTGGCTGCGGATTTTTGCGGTATGGTTGTATTTACTTTGTTAGCAGAAATGGTTAAGCCAAAAGGCTCGTCGGAGAAAAAATTGTAA